A window from Salvia miltiorrhiza cultivar Shanhuang (shh) chromosome 2, IMPLAD_Smil_shh, whole genome shotgun sequence encodes these proteins:
- the LOC131009916 gene encoding uncharacterized protein LOC131009916 — protein MVGSSRQWVDFITSLAVTPLPLPAAAAPAATSPQPQPRPRPSPSPSRDLAQSARLSLSFSPLSPSKLCRGDAISAQIDASALKSVSNLSENVGVKGNKPVQQQQQMREMEEGSEVAMEVESLKKMVTAARQLDSAMFELILIG, from the exons ATGGTGGGTTCGTCAAGACAATGGGTTGATTTTATTACAT CCCTAGCTGTAACCCCCCTCCCCCttcctgccgccgccgccccagCTGCGACCTCGCCCCAGCCCCAGCCGCGACCTCGCCCCAGCCCCAGCCCCAGCCGCGACCTCGCCCAGTCtgctcgactctctctctcattctcgcCTCTTTCTCCCTCGAAGCTCTGCAGAGGAGATGCAATCTCGGCACAGATTGATGCCAGCGCCCTCAAATCCGTTTCGAATTTATCCGAG AATGTTGGTGTGAAAGGAAACAAACCAGTGCAGCAACAGCAACAGATGAGGGAGATGGAAGAAGGTAGTGAGGTGGCGATGGAGGTGGAGAGCTTGAAGAAAATGGTGACGGCGGCCCGGCAGCTCGACTCCGCCATGTTCGAGCTCATTTTGATCGGGtaa
- the LOC131008539 gene encoding probable beta-1,4-xylosyltransferase IRX10L — protein MRNRRWVFALLLCFSTFWRIEAFKFHRAQKTERISGSAGDVLEDDPVGRLKVFVYELPSKYNKKILQKDPRCLTHMFAAEIFMHRFLLSSPVRTLNPEEADWFYTPVYTTCDLTPNGLPLPFKSPRMMRSAIQLISSNWPYWNATEGADHFFIVPHDFGACFHYLEEKAIERGILPLLQRATLVQTFGQRNHVCLKGGSIIIPPYAPPQKMQAHLISPSTPRSIFVYFRGLFYDVGNDPEGGYYARGARASVWENFKDNPLFDISTEHPTTYYEDMQRAIFCLCPLGWAPWSPRLVEAVVFGCIPVIIADDIVLPFADAIPWEDIGVFVAEKDVPKLDTILTSIPIEEILRKQRVLANPSMKQAMLFPQPAQARDAFHQILNGLARKLPHHRSIYITSGETTLNWTAGPLGDLKPW, from the exons ATGAGGAACCGGAGATGGGTATTCGCTTTGCTTCTTTGTTTTTCAACTTTTTGGAGGATTGAAGCTTTCAAGTTCCACAGAGCTCAGAAAACTGAGAGAATCTCCG GGAGCGCGGGTGATGTCCTGGAAGATGATCCTGTCGGAAGGTTAAAGGTTTTCGTTTATGAGCTTCCTAGCAAATACAACAAAAAGATTTTACAGAAGGACCCAAGATGCCTCACCCATATGTTTGCAGCGGAGATTTTCATGCACCGTTTCCTCTTGTCAAGTCCCGTTCGTACACTTAACCCTGAAGAAGCAGACTGGTTCTACACTCCTGTGTATACTACTTGTGATCTGACACCAAATGGCCTCCCATTACCATTCAAATCACCTCGTATGATGAGAAGTGCTATACAACTAATCTCTTCCAACTGGCCTTATTGGAATGCAACTGAAGGGGCCGATCACTTCTTTATTGTGCCTCATGATTTTGGGGCGTGCTTTCACTATCTA GAAGAGAAAGCTATTGAGAGAGGAATCCTTCCATTGCTCCAGCGGGCTACTTTGGTCCAGACTTTTGGACAACGTAACCATGTTTGCTTAAAGGGTGGATCAATCATAATCCCTCCATATGCCCCTCCACAGAAAATGCAGGCACATCTAATTTCTCCTAGCACCCCTCGATCCATCTTTGTTTACTTCCGAGGTCTGTTTTATGATGTTGGAAACGAcccagaaggtggttattatgCAAG AGGTGCGCGAGCATCAGTGTGGGAGAACTTCAAGGACAATCCTCTGTTTGATATCTCCACGGAACACCCAACTACATACTATGAAGACATGCAGAGAGCTATCTTCTGTCTTTGCCCGCTCGGATGGGCCCCATGGAGTCCTAGACTGGTTGAAGCAGTTGTATTTGGGTGCATTCCTGTCATCATAGCTGATGACATTGTCTTACCGTTTGCTGATGCAATTCCATGGGAAGATATCGGTGTTTTTGTAGCAGAAAAGGATGTCCCTAAGCTGGATACAATACTAACCTCGATTCCAATAGAAGAGATACTAAGGAAGCAAAGAGTACTAGCCAATCCTTCAATGAAACAGGCGATGTTGTTTCCGCAACCAGCTCAGGCACGGGACGCCTTCCATCAGATTTTGAACGGCCTCGCTCGTAAATTGCCTCATCACAGGAGTATTTACATCACAAGTGGTGAAACCACTCTAAACTGGACTGCAGGACCACTGGGTGACCTCAAACCTTGGTAG
- the LOC131008540 gene encoding uncharacterized protein LOC131008540 isoform X2, with product MMKTKRRSFSLCEPTPPASLTWQDVDEPTLRRFLRARDLDVEKASAMLVKCLTWRRTFVPKGFVSESEVPNEIAQNKMFLQGTDKKGHPISVVFGSRHFSRKGGLDEFRRFLVFALDKLCQRIPDEVEKFTIIGDLQGYGYCNSDLRANLAAITILQEYYPERLGKLFIVHAPYIFMTMWKIIYPFIDKKTRKKVVFVEDKRLHETLLEDIDKSQLPEIYGGKLQLVPIQNA from the exons atgatgaagaCGAAAAGAAGAAGCTTCAGCTTATGCGAGCCAACCCCTCCTGCAAG TTTGACATGGCAGGATGTAGATGAGCCAACTCTGAGAAGGTTTCTTCGCGCTCGAGATCTCGACGTGGAGAAAGCATCTGCAATGCTAGTCAAGTGCTTAACCTGGAGACGAACCTTTGTTCCCAAGGGTTTCGTTTCAGAATCGGAGGTGCCAAATGAGATAGCTCAGAACAAGATGTTTCTACAAGGAACAGACAAGAAAGGGCACCCCATTTCCGTTGTCTTCGGTTCTAGACATTTCTCCAGGAAAGGAGGCCTCGATGAATTCAGGC GTTTCTTGGTGTTTGCCCTTGATAAACTGTGTCAAAG GATTCCTGATGAAGTGGAAAAGTTCACAATCATCGGAGATCTGCAAGGATATGGATACTGTAACAGCGACTTGCGTGCAAACCTTGCAGCAATCACCATTTTACAG GAATACTATCCAGAAAGGCTAGGAAAGCTGTTCATTGTTCACGCACCATATATATTTATGACAATGTGGAAGATTATCTACCCATTTATCGACAAAAAAACAAGGAAGAAG GTCGTCTTTGTGGAAGATAAAAGACTGCATGAGACGCTGCTGGAGGACATAGACAAAAGCCAGCTGCCGGAGATCTATGGAGGCAAACTGCAGCTAGTTCCAATTCAAAATGCCTAG
- the LOC131008540 gene encoding uncharacterized protein LOC131008540 isoform X1, producing MAYAMEDDEDIFHSPEKIMEERDDEDEKKKLQLMRANPSCKDVDEPTLRRFLRARDLDVEKASAMLVKCLTWRRTFVPKGFVSESEVPNEIAQNKMFLQGTDKKGHPISVVFGSRHFSRKGGLDEFRRFLVFALDKLCQRIPDEVEKFTIIGDLQGYGYCNSDLRANLAAITILQEYYPERLGKLFIVHAPYIFMTMWKIIYPFIDKKTRKKVVFVEDKRLHETLLEDIDKSQLPEIYGGKLQLVPIQNA from the exons ATGGCGTATGCGATGGAAGACGACGAAGATATTTTTCACTCTCCAGAAAAAATAATggaagagagagatgatgaagaCGAAAAGAAGAAGCTTCAGCTTATGCGAGCCAACCCCTCCTGCAAG GATGTAGATGAGCCAACTCTGAGAAGGTTTCTTCGCGCTCGAGATCTCGACGTGGAGAAAGCATCTGCAATGCTAGTCAAGTGCTTAACCTGGAGACGAACCTTTGTTCCCAAGGGTTTCGTTTCAGAATCGGAGGTGCCAAATGAGATAGCTCAGAACAAGATGTTTCTACAAGGAACAGACAAGAAAGGGCACCCCATTTCCGTTGTCTTCGGTTCTAGACATTTCTCCAGGAAAGGAGGCCTCGATGAATTCAGGC GTTTCTTGGTGTTTGCCCTTGATAAACTGTGTCAAAG GATTCCTGATGAAGTGGAAAAGTTCACAATCATCGGAGATCTGCAAGGATATGGATACTGTAACAGCGACTTGCGTGCAAACCTTGCAGCAATCACCATTTTACAG GAATACTATCCAGAAAGGCTAGGAAAGCTGTTCATTGTTCACGCACCATATATATTTATGACAATGTGGAAGATTATCTACCCATTTATCGACAAAAAAACAAGGAAGAAG GTCGTCTTTGTGGAAGATAAAAGACTGCATGAGACGCTGCTGGAGGACATAGACAAAAGCCAGCTGCCGGAGATCTATGGAGGCAAACTGCAGCTAGTTCCAATTCAAAATGCCTAG
- the LOC131008536 gene encoding floricaula protein: MDPDAFSASLFKWDPRAGLAPPNRLLEAVVPPPPPAPAAYSMRPRELGGLEELFQAYGIRYFTAAKIAELGFTVNTLLDMRDEELDEMMNSLCQIFRWDLLVGERYGIKAAVRAERRRLDEEDARRRHLLSGDASHALDALSQEGLSEEPVQQEKEAAGSGGGGVWEMVVANGRKQRRRKSSCKGRSRMASMEEEEEDDDETEGAEDDENCGGGGNERQREHPFIVTEPGEVARGKKNGLDYLFHLYEQCREFLIQVQNIAKERGEKCPTKVTNQVFRYAKKAGANYINKPKMRHYVHCYALHCLDEETSNALRRAFKERGENVGAWRQACYKPLVAVAARQGWDIDAIFNAHPRLSIWYVPTKLRQLCHAERSTTAASSSITAAGVDHLPF; the protein is encoded by the exons ATGGATCCTGATGCCTTCTCAGCGAGCTTGTTCAAGTGGGACCCTCGGGCCGGGCTGGCGCCCCCGAACCGGCTGCTGGAGGCGGTGGTGCCGCCTCCTCCCCCGGCCCCCGCGGCCTACTCGATGAGGCCGCGCGAGCTGGGGGGCTTGGAGGAGCTCTTCCAAGCATACGGCATAAGGTATTTCACCGCCGCCAAGATCGCTGAGCTGGGATTCACGGTGAACACGCTCTTGGACATGAGAGATGAGGAGCTTGATGAGATGATGAACAGCCTCTGCCAGATTTTCCGCTGGGACCTCCTCGTTGGGGAGCGATACGGCATCAAGGCCGCCGTCAGAGCCGAGCGCCGCCGCCTCGACGAGGAGGACgcccgccgccgccacctcctcTCCGGCGACGCCTCGCATGCTCTCGACGCGCTTTCGCAGGAAG GCTTGTCGGAGGAGCCGGTGCAGCAGGAGAAGGAGGCGGCggggagcggcggcggcggggtcTGGGAGATGGTGGTGGCCAACGGGAGGAAGCAGAGGCGGAGGAAGAGCAGCTGCAAGGGCAGGTCCAGGATGGCGTCcatggaggaggaggaggaggacgaCGACGAGACCGAGGGAGCGGAGGACGACGAGAACTGCGGCGGCGGAGGGAATGAGCGGCAGAGGGAGCATCCCTTCATCGTGACGGAGCCCGGGGAGGTGGCGCGTGGGAAGAAGAACGGCCTCGATTACTTATTCCATCTCTATGAGCAATGCCGCGAGTTCTTGATCCAAGTTCAGAACATAGCTAAGGAGAGAGGAGAAAAATGCCCCACCAAG GTGACGAACCAAGTGTTCCGGTACGCGAAGAAGGCGGGAGCCAACTACATCAACAAGCCGAAGATGCGGCACTACGTGCACTGCTACGCGCTGCACTGCTTGGACGAGGAGACGTCGAATGCGCTGCGGCGCGCTTTCAAGGAGCGCGGGGAGAATGTGGGCGCCTGGAGGCAGGCGTGTTACAAGCCCTTGGTTGCCGTCGCCGCCAGGCAGGGATGGGACATCGACGCCATCTTCAACGCCCATCCCCGCCTCTCCATTTGGTACGTCCCCACCAAGCTCCGCCAGCTCTGCCACGCCGAGAGGagcaccaccgccgcctccagCTCAATCACCGCCGCCGGAGTCGATCATCTGCCCTTCTAG
- the LOC131008541 gene encoding uncharacterized protein LOC131008541: MALASTSLHGAKSIAPPPGTTTGLRRPADRFALKSSFFSPSLSLFVPSTLPATAPKFSMRVASKQAYICRDCGYIYNDRTPFEKVADNYFCPVCGAPKRRFRPYAPDVSKNVNSTDVRKARKAQLKRDEAVGQALPFAIALGVAALIGLYFYLNSSF, translated from the exons ATGGCCTTGGCATCCACCAGTCTTCATGGAGCCAAGTCCATCGCTCCGCCGCCGGGGACCACCACCGGCCTACGGCGGCCGGCGGACCGCTTCGCGCTGAAATCATCCTTCTTCTCTCCATCTCTCAGCCTATTCGTGCCCTCAACTCTCCCAGCAACTGCACCTAAATTCTCTATGCGAGTTGCTTCCAAGCAAGCCTACATCTGCCGAGATTGCGG GTATATCTACAATGACAGAACACCTTTTGAGAAGGTGGCTGATAACTACTTCTGCCCTG TATGTGGTGCCCCAAAAAGGAGATTCAGGCCATATGCGCCAGACGTTTCCAAAAATGTAAACAGCACAGATGTTCGAAAAGCCAGGAAAGCTCAGCTTAAGAGAGATGAAGCTGTTGG GCAGGCGTTGCCCTTCGCAATAGCACTTGGAGTTGCAGCATTGATTGGCCTATATTTCTACCTCAACAGCTCCTTCTAG
- the LOC131008537 gene encoding pentatricopeptide repeat-containing protein At5g50990 — translation MEIPRRLYSLMRPFHRGYASAFCPNPYSTAASPQFLYPASDDQTLFCILESCKLPSSIRTAATVHSKILKQGYVMCPSLLSRLIKAYAACDKPALAHQLLTEICSASSNVNSANLLIDSFVKVGEIDTAKKVFNAMPFRDVVTWNLIIGGCVKGRLFVEAIGMFKEMLETNIEPDGFTFASVVTACSKLGALNHGKWVHGLMMEKKVELNYILSSALVDLYSRCGRIETAKSIFDAADKTDVSIWNSMINGLAMHGLAADAISVFSAMKGENITPDPVTFIGIITACSHCGLVQQGRKCFDLMKKDFSIQPQLEHYGAMVDLFGRAGFLEEASTIISEMPMEPDVVIWRTLLSACRTHKNSELGEFAVGKMKHLSSGDYVLLSNIYCSTKEWDNAETVRYTMNKNRLHKSIGKSWVELHGAIHHFKAGDRSHPDTEPIYRVLEALSRHSRMEGYIPAPDLVLMDISEEEKEENLNYHSEKLALSFAILKSSPGTEISISKNLRTCLDCHCWIKIVSKVLHRVITVRDRIRFHRFERGSCSCGDYW, via the exons ATGGAAATTCCGAGGAGATTGTATTCTTTAATGCGCCCATTTCATCGGGGATATGCTTCCGCTTTCTGCCCTAATCCTTACTCTACTGCCGCTTCACCTCAATTCCTTTATCCAGCCTCAG ATGATCAAACCCTTTTCTGCATTCTTGAATCATGCAAGCTGCCATCTAGTATCAGAACTGCAGCTACTGTGCACAGTAAAATCTTAAAACAAGGATATGTAATGTGCCCATCACTTTTATCCAGGCTGATTAAGGCATATGCAGCTTGTGACAAACCCGCACTTGCTCACCAACTGCTCACTGAAATATGTTCAGCCAGTTCTAATGTGAACTCTGCCAATCTGTTGATTGACAGTTTTGTGAAAGTTGGGGAAATTGATACTGCCAAGAAAGTATTTAATGCGATGCCCTTTCGAGATGTGGTGACATGGAACTTAATAATTGGAGGTTGTGTAAAAGGCAGATTGTTTGTGGAGGCAATAGGCATGTTCAAAGAGATGTTGGAAACAAATATTGAACCCGATGGGTTTACTTTTGCTTCTGTGGTAACAGCGTGCTCAAAGCTTGGAGCTCTTAATCACGGAAAGTGGGTGCATGGTCTAATGATGGAGAAAAAGGTTGAACTGAATTACATATTATCATCTGCCCTGGTGGACTTGTATTCGAGATGTGGAAGAATTGAAACGGCAAAATCTATATTTGATGCTGCTGATAAAACTGATGTTTCTATTTGGAATTCAATGATAAATGGGTTAGCAATGCATGGTCTTGCTGCAGATGCAATTTCAGTGTTCTCGGCCATGAAAGGTGAAAATATTACACCAGATCCTGTAACATTCATTGGAATCATCACAGCATGTAGTCACTGTGGTCTTGTTCAACAAGGTCGCAAGTGTTTTGATCTGATGAAGAAGGATTTCTCTATTCAACCACAACTTGAGCATTATGGAGCAATGGTTGATCTGTTTGGACGTGCTGGATTTCTAGAAGAAGCTAGCACAATTATTAGTGAAATGCCAATGGAGCCTGATGTGGTTATATGGAGGACTCTGCTTAGTGCTTGTCGAACTCACAAGAACTCTGAGTTGGGCGAATTTGCTGTTGGCAAAATGAAGCATCTTTCCAGTGGAGATTATGTCCTGTTGTCGAATATTTATTGCTCCACTAAGGAATGGGATAATGCAGAAACTGTACGGTACACTATGAATAAGAACAGACTTCATAAGAGTATCGGAAAAAGTTGGGTTGAATTGCATGGTGCCATTCACCATTTCAAGGCAGGCGATAGGTCACACCCAGACACAGAACCAATATACAGAGTATTAGAAGCTTTGTCCCGTCACTCTAGAATGGAAGGATATATCCCTGCACCAGACTTGGTTTTGATGGATATATCAGAGGAAGAGAAGGAAGAAAACTTGAATTATCACAGTGAAAAATTAGCTTTGTCTTTTGCGATCCTTAAATCCAGTCCTGGAACTGAAATCTCAATTTCTAAAAACCTGCGTACTTGTCTTGATTGCCACTGTTGGATTAAAATTGTATCAAAGGTACTACATAGAGTAATCACAGTGAGGGATAGAATTCGATTTCATCGCTTTGAAAGGGGCTCTTGTTCCTGTGGAGATTATTGGTAG
- the LOC131009918 gene encoding uncharacterized protein LOC131009918: MSRELFLRIVNALEVDPYFQQRPDAVGRVGFSPIQKCTAAIRQLAYGNSADCCDEYLRIGETTALECLKKFCKAVVRIFGGTYLRRPTTADVQRITAMHEARHGFPGMLGSLDCMHWGWKNCPVAWHDAYTRGDQGEPTIILEAVASQDLWIWHTFFGVAGSNNDINVLHQSTLFNDVLAGHAAAVHFLANNSHHTRGYYLTDGIYPDWPVFVKSFQFPNDENKRRFKVMQEAARKDVERAFGVLQARWGGNASNFDGDDGEGPSSTPQTQFNSGAPPEFAAYLARNASLKDARLHARLRDDLVEHIWARFGPVDP, encoded by the exons ATGAGCCGGGAGTTGTTTCTACGCATTGTCAATGCGCTAGAAGTCGATCCTTACTTCCAACAACGTCCGGATGCTGTTGGCCGGGTGGGCTTCTCCCCGATCCAGAAGTGCACTGCCGCTATTCGACAATTGGCATACGGAAATTCTGCTGATTGTTGTGATGAATATCTCCGTATAGGAGAAACGACGGCGTTGGAATGCTTGAAGAAATTCTGCAAGGCCGTCGTTCGTATCTTTGGCGGCACGTATTTGAGGCGGCCAACAACTGCCGATGTGCAACGCATCACTGCAATGCATGAAGCCCGCCATGGGTTCCCAGGAATGTTGGGGAGcctagactgcatgcattggggaTGGAAGAATTGCCCCGTGGCTTGGCACGACGCCTACACTCGAGGGGATCAAGGCGAGCCAACAATTATATTAGAGGCCGTTGCTTCACAAGATTTATGGATCTGGCATACATTCTTTGGAGTCGCTGGGtccaacaacgacatcaacgtgctcCACCAGTCCACGCTATTCAACGATGTTTTAGCGGGGCATGCAGCGGCTGTGCACTTCCTCGCCAACAATTCTCACCACACTCGAGGATACTACTTAACAGACGGCATCTATCCGGACTGGCCGGTGTTCGTGAAGAGCTTCCAGTTTCCGAACGATGAGAATAAGCGGAGGTTCAAGGTGATGCAAGAAGCTGCAAGGAAGGATGTGGAACGAGCTTTCGGTGTTCTTCAGGCTCGGTGGG GTGGAAATGCAAGTAATTTTGACGGTGACGACGGCGAGGGACCAAGTTCTACTCCTCAAACACAATTCAATTCCGGAGCACCACCGGAGTTCGCCGCCTATTTGGCACGGAATGCAAGCTTGAAGGATGCACGATTGCATGCTCGCCTCCGCGACGATTTGGTTGAGCATATATGGGCACGCTTTGGTCCGGTTGACCCGTAG